GCGTGACAACCGTTATCCCGGTGTTGCCTGCGATGTGCCGAGCCACCTGTACTCGTTCAGCTTCGAGCTCAACCCGTACTGGTCGCACACCTATTCGCGCGGTGACGTCATCCAGGACTATCTGCTCGCCGTCGTCGAGAAGTACGAGCTGCGCGAGCACATCCGCTTCGACACGGCGCTGCACGCCGCCGACTTCGACGAGTCGAGCGGCGTGTGGACGATCGCGACGCACTCCTCGGACGGTTCGACGCACACCGTCACCGCCCGCGCACTCGTGCTCGGCGTCGGTGCGCTGCACCTGCCGCACATCCCCCTCATCGACGGGCTGCACACGTTCGCCGGCGAACTCATCCACACCGCAGCCTGGCCTCGCGACAGTTCGATGTTCGGCCGCCGCGTCGGCATCATCGGCACGGGCGCCTCGGCTGTGCAGTGCATCCCGGCGCTCGCCGAGGACGCCGAGCACCTCACCGTCTTCCAGCGCAGCGCACCGTGGATCATGCCGCAGCGCAACAGCGAGTACTCCGACGCGACGATCGACCGCTTCCGGCGTCACCCCGCGCTCATGCGGGCCCATCGGGCTGCACTGCGCCGACGCAACGACCTGCCTGCCGTCGCGTTCGACAGCCAGCCGCGGCTGCTCGAACTCGCCTCCCGCGAGGCCCGACGGCACCTGGCCAACCAGATCAAGGATCCGCAGCTGCGCGAGAAGCTGACCCCCACCTACACGATGGGGTGCAAGCGCGTCCTGCTGTCCGACACGTACTACCCTGCCCTCGCGCGCGCCGACGTCGACGTCGTGACCGACGACGTCGTGGGCGTGACGCCCGACGGCGTCGTCACCGCCGACGGAACCCTGCACGAGGTTGACGCCCTCGTGCTGGCCACCGGCTTCGACCCCCGCGGCTCGTACGCCCACCTCGACATCACCGGGCGTGACGGCCGCTCGTTCGCCGAGGAATGGCAGAACGGTGTCGAGTCCTATCTCGGCGTGACGATGGCCGACTTCCCCAACCTCTTCATGCTGCTGGGGCCCAACACGGGCCTGGGGCACACGAGCGTCGTGCTCATGATCGAAGCGCAGATCGCCCACGTCATGACGCTGCTCGACGAACGCGATCGCCGAGGCGCCCACGCCGTCGAGGTGCGCCCCGAACTCGTGCCCGCCTTCACGCGTGAGATGCGCGAACGCAGCGGTCGCTCGGTGTGGACGCAGGGCGGCTGCACCTCCTGGTACCTCGATGACGACGGCGAGAACCGCACCCTGTGGCCCGGCGGGGTCGGCGAATACGAACGGCGCCTCACCGAGCCGTCGGCCGTCGACTTCCTCTTCACCTGAGCACACCGGCGAGCCGGCCGGAGTCGTTCGCCTTACCTGCGCTCCCGCGCCTTGTCATGCGCGAACGAGAGCCCGGCTACCGTCGCCCGATGCCGGCGAGTTGCGCCTGACGATGGCGCTCCCGATGAGTCATCCGCGCGAGGACGAGTTGCTCAGGCGTCCGACGGTTCTTGGCCTGCTGGAACGAGACGGCGTAGATGAGCGGGCCCACGACGGGCAGGACGCCGACGAGCAGGGCCCAGCGGTACATGGCGTCCTCGGTGTCGGCGACGAGACTCGGCCACTTCTTGAGGCTGCGGGTCGCCACGATGGCACCGGTGAGCCACAGCGCCGGGGCGACGACGAAGAGCAGGACGGCGACGACGACGAACCAGTGGATGAACGTCGCGAGCGCCTCCGCGTTGGGATCGTCCGCGACCGCGAGCACACCGTGAGTTGCGAAGATAGTCATGCGTCGACGGTAGGCATGTCACGGGGTGTGCCGTCGGCGCCGGCCGCAAACCCTGTGGACGAGGGTGCAGGACGGCCGCGGAAGGCCGCGCAGCCGTCATCGTCCACAGCCGTCGG
This region of Dermacoccus nishinomiyaensis genomic DNA includes:
- a CDS encoding flavin-containing monooxygenase, whose product is MSTVAEVDVVVVGTGFSGIGMAVALQDAGRSFVILEKADEIGGTWRDNRYPGVACDVPSHLYSFSFELNPYWSHTYSRGDVIQDYLLAVVEKYELREHIRFDTALHAADFDESSGVWTIATHSSDGSTHTVTARALVLGVGALHLPHIPLIDGLHTFAGELIHTAAWPRDSSMFGRRVGIIGTGASAVQCIPALAEDAEHLTVFQRSAPWIMPQRNSEYSDATIDRFRRHPALMRAHRAALRRRNDLPAVAFDSQPRLLELASREARRHLANQIKDPQLREKLTPTYTMGCKRVLLSDTYYPALARADVDVVTDDVVGVTPDGVVTADGTLHEVDALVLATGFDPRGSYAHLDITGRDGRSFAEEWQNGVESYLGVTMADFPNLFMLLGPNTGLGHTSVVLMIEAQIAHVMTLLDERDRRGAHAVEVRPELVPAFTREMRERSGRSVWTQGGCTSWYLDDDGENRTLWPGGVGEYERRLTEPSAVDFLFT